In Nomascus leucogenys isolate Asia chromosome 8, Asia_NLE_v1, whole genome shotgun sequence, a single genomic region encodes these proteins:
- the LOC100588493 gene encoding olfactory receptor 1L6: MSYFYRLKLMKEAVLVKLPLTSLPVLLQTLSRKSRDMEIKNYSSSTSGFILLGLSSNPQLQKPLFAIFLIMYLLTAVGNVLIILAIYSDPRLHTPMYFFLSNLSFIDICFITVIVPKMLVNFLSETKVISYVGCLVQMYFFMAFANTDSYLLASMAIDWLVAIYNPLHYDVVMNPRHCLLMLLGSCSISHLHSLLRVLLTSRLSFCASHVIKHFFCDTQPVLKLSCSDTSSSQMVVMIETLAVIVTPFLCIIFYLRINITALRIPSAAGKWKAFSTCDSHLTAVALFYGSMIYVYFRPLSMYSVVRDWVATVMYTVVTPMLNPFIYSLRNKDMKRGLKKLRDRIYR, translated from the coding sequence ATGAGCTATTTTTACAGGCTTAAGCTTATGAAAGAAGCTGTATTGGTCAAACTGCCCCTTACATCTCTCCCAGTGCTTCTCCAAACCCTATCCAGGAAGTCCAGAGACATGGAGATAAAGAACTACAGCAGCAGCACCTCAGGCTTCATCCTCCTGGGCCTCTCTTCCAACCCTCAGCTGCAGAAACCTCTCTTTGCCATCTTCCTCATCATGTACCTGCTCACTGCGGTGGGGAATGTGCTCATCATCCTGGCCATCTATTCCGACCCCAGGCTCCACACCCCTATGTACTTTTTTCTCAGCAACTTGTCTTTCATAGATATCTGCTTCATAACAGTCATAGTGCCTAAGATGCTGGTGAATTTTCTATCAGAGACAAAGGTTATCTCTTATGTGGGCTGCCTGGTCCAGATGTACTTCTTTATGGCATTTGCGAACACTGACAGCTACCTGCTGGCCTCTATGGCCATCGACTGGCTGGTGGCCATCTACAACCCCTTACACTATGATGTGGTTATGAACCCACGGCATTGCCTACTCATGCTATTGGGTTCTTGCAGCATCTCCCACCTACATTCCCTGTTACGTGTGCTACTTACGTCTCgcctgtctttctgtgcctctcACGTCATTAAGCACTTTTTCTGTGACACCCAGCCTGTGCTAAAGCTCTCCTGCTCTGACACATCCTCCAGCCAGATGGTGGTCATGATTGAGACCTTAGCTGTCATCGTGACCCCCTTCCTGTGTATCATCTTCTACCTGCGAATCAACATCACTGCGCTCAGAATCCCCTCTGCAGCTGGGAAGTGGAAGGCCTTCTCTACCTGTGACTCCCACCTCACTGCAGTAGCCCTTTTCTATGGGAGTATGATTTATGTCTATTTTAGGCCCCTGTCCATGTACTCAGTGGTTAGGGACTGGGTAGCCACAGTTATGTACACAGTAGTGACACCCATGCTGAACCCTTTCATCTACAGCCTGAGGAACAAAGATATGAAGAGGGGTTTGAAGAAATTACGGGACAGAATTTACCGGTAA